In Monodelphis domestica isolate mMonDom1 chromosome 1, mMonDom1.pri, whole genome shotgun sequence, the sequence tgtgtatggttttcctaatgttgaaccatccttgaattctgtagcagtccacacctatctagggacaagggaaacagaatgtaaagattgtcttagaagagagcatgctcagtcttgagcatgctcactcttgcgcatggctaggaaagcctctgacccttgaccccagcttcccccaggttaagtgggaaaacaagtttctttgtgctcacctggctaagggaaaccacacctataccttgttgttAACCAATATTAATCATCCCAATGTATTGTGTATATctgcatatcaaagagatcaaataCAGGGCTGCAGCAAGCTCcgcccctctctttctcttggatctcagctctcactgatgcctgtccttgttGGAACTTGgactctggccaagctccatctttgattcctttccttatctacttcTCCCACCTGGAACCTGGCTTTTTGGCCAggtactttcttctctctatcatgtctccaacctgtgtggtattaaatttggatctttgaacaggtataagccttctgagtagtccactgattggaatttttgctgtggctccttgataattaataaggcctggatttctgactcattcctgccacctcatatctctaacttggctccgccatccccctcgcaacatccagaacttctatccttcctctatcttcctaccttgaggcttctcgctgGATCAGGAAGCTTcaaattcctggtataaatcccacctgatcataatgaataatgcttgtaatcacttgatggagtctttttgctagtattctagttAAGGtatttacatctatgttcattagggagactggtctacagttttctttctctgtttttgacctgcctggctttggaattagtaccatatttgtgtcataaaaggaatttgttagaactccttctttgcttattatgtcaaatagtttgtataatattggaattagttgttctttgaatgtttgatagaattcatttgtgaatccatctggacctggggattttttcttagggaattctttgatggcttgttcaatttctttttctgatatgggattatttaagtattctatttcttcttctgttaatctaggcaatttgtaatttttatatattcatccatatcaactatattgccatatttattgccatataattgggcaaaatagtttttaatgattaccttaatttcctcttcattgaaggtgaggtctcccttttcatctttgatactgttaatttggttttctttccttttttaattagcttgaccagtactttattttatttgttttttcaaggtaccagcttctagtcttatttattaattcaatagctcttttactttctttatataCCTTTTTAGATGCATGTCTCCTCCATAAAATGTTAGCTCTTTCCAGGagggattgtttccttttttcccagTGCCTAACACAGGACCTAGCCCACAATAAGTGCTCAGTAAATATTGGCTAATTATTGAATGACTGTTTTGTTTATGTGCTTGTCCTTAattgaaagaatattttaaaatgcaaaccaTTTGAGGTAGGAGGAAGTCACAAAGTTTAACATACTtttaaataaatcacttaatcagGACAATCCTTCAGTGAGTCTGAAAGGGATCCAATTGGGACAGGGAAGCAACAGGAAGCAGGAGTGATCCTGTCCTGGCATTGCCTCCTTCATATCCAAGCAAGAGATGGGCCTTGTTTTGAAACTAAAACTTAACTAAAAGGAATCTTTACCCCAAAACTAGacaatatattttaagaggtcTATGAACTTAGATGAGGATGttacataattatttcaatataactggtttcctttgtaatcctatgcatttttattttatgcatttaaaagcatacTATGAAGTATCAGATTGTCAAATATTAAGAACCCTCCAAATCAGAGGAAAGTACATAGATGAGTGAGGGAAGCAATATGGCCTTCAAGTTTGAGCAGATCTCAAATATTTTCTGATTCATCATTTCTCCTTCaccttgttttttaatttcccatGTGCCCAAGAAAGAAGGACATCCAATAATGGAAGAAAGAACTAAGGATGGTGGAGGTACACTGGGTTTTTTTGCCCTATTATTTCTGATTCTAGAGAAAAATGCTAATTTCCACCTTCTACCACCCTAAATCAGACTTCTTTGCATCTAATtgctgggggtggggtaggaTGGGGTAATTATAGGGAAGGGAGGACTAGGAAAGTTagtcaaaaaaatggaaataataatagaaaatatttatgtaATGACATCTGTCCTGTAATAAAAGgatttaggactggaagggaTCTGGAAAAGCATCCAGTCCTTTggacaaagaaagaaactgaggctgagagacaagaaatgacttgcctaagataaaataggttttgagtagCAAAGTCAGGATTCAGACTCCAGTTCCTTTGAGTCTACTGTTCCAGAGTTAGCTGGTGAGTAAAACGCTGGATTTCAAGATAAGATATGtccaaatttagcctcaaacatttactagctaagtGATCCTGAATAAATTATCTTTTAGCTTCAgaatcctcatctataaaaatgagaaaaatattgggtttttgtgaggattaagAGAGATAATGTTTAATCATTTTGCAAACTATATATGTTGGCTATAATTTTCTGACCACAATCTTTCCTCAAAACTTTGGAGAGTAAGTCTTCTCAATATCAtgatatattttttccagatgagAGATGACTCTGGGAGTTTAAGTGGCTGCTTTCCCACAATATTctactctcctctttcttctaaattcctttcttCTAGATGGAGACCAAGCTTCACTAGCAATATTGATTCAATAGCTTCTCAGACTCTGAGATGTCAACAGGGAAAATATCTTGGAGCTATTAGGCAGAGAGTTGATACTGTGGATCCTAAGGACACAAGCTTAATAGAATGAGTCCAAGAGTCAAAAGTAGCTTCAGAGACTCTAGTCCAGCCTTACACCCAGGGCAATAATACCCTTTGCcagacaagtggtcatccagactCTGTTTGTCCAGTGTGTGAGAACTGACTTTCTCAGGAGGAATCTTGGCCTGTTTCCAGAAAATTCTTAAGAGTTAGGaaactcttcctttccttttcaattGAAAGCAGGTTCTTTATAACTTCAACTGTTGTATTTCAAGAAGGACACAGAAAAAAATCTGGTCACTCTTTCATAGGacaatcttttaaatatttaaaaatagctatCATATCCCTATTCCCCTTCTACCTTCCatcattccttctcttttcaaGGCTTCTTTCTTCAGATATTCATAGCACAAAGCTCTGAGTATCCTTACCATCCTGTTTAACCTCCTCTGGGACCAATCCAGCTTGTCATTCTCCTTTCTAAAATCCCATTCCTACTCcaaatctgtctgtctgtctgtctctctcacagacacagatacacatacacacacacacacacacacacacacacacacacacacacacacaactattccctctcttccccagcTTTCTTTTAACTGATCTTCATGTGTCAAAGCTCTGAGTATCTTTATTATCCTGGTCGGCCTTCTCCTTAAGCAGTTCAACTTGTCATTGCCCTTCCTAAAAGTCCAGGCTTACTCCAAATATGAttaggggagagaagaagaatgggaattAGATCACCAGAGAGGCCAAAGCTGCTGAATAAGAGAGACTAGACATGTtagaagctggagaaggaatacCAGTGACCAAAACCTAGATTTCAGTCAGTCCATCATTCTTGGCcctgtcccttcctcttcctcccttcagtgAGCAAGTTTCTTATTTGGAGTATTAACACTAACCTGTCTCACTCCAGTTCTCCTAATGTTTCCTCCAGGGTGTTATTCTCTGATATATGAGGATGTGGCTCGGTCACATCCCAGGCCAGGACAATCCAACTTCACAAACACTGGCTACCTCAATGGCCAAGTCTTctaccaatatgacagcaaaaacCAGAGAGCAGTACCCTCACCACCCTGGGACAAAGTGAAGGGAATGCATGACTGGGAGAAGGAAAGCCAGTttcagaaaagaagggaagacttTGTCTTAGATAACATGCAAAATATCCTGGACTATTACAATGATGGGAATGGTGAGTAGATACATTCAGGGGTGCAAGGACCATGGGGCTGGGGACCCACTGCCTAGGAGGGGTTTTAAGGGCTACTCTATGCTCCAACTCAAACTCAATCAGTAGCTTCTCTTAGAAATTTGCTCCGAAATTTGGGATATGGTTAGCAATCCCTTtcaaaaaactaataaataactTATagtaggggttcttaaccttgaTCCCTTTGGCAGGCTGGTAAAGCCTATGGgccctttctcagaatcatgtttttaaatgcattaagtaaaatacatagtattacaaagaaaaccaattatattgtaaTGTAggtcttgaaaaaaatttttaacagaaGTCATAAGCTCTGAATATCTATCTAGAGATCCAGTTAAGATCCAGGTTTATATAGAACTGTTCTCTTTCTAAAATTTGCTTACTATCTGGAAGCAGCCTTTAGCTGCCAAATCTTTCTTACTTAATGGGTCCGTCTACTCCCAGAGAGTAAACAGAAATAGTTGAGGAGCtagtacaggtatcccttccacattgtagGGAGCTCCCACAAAATAGAAAATCTGCATAAAAAATTTTGGCTTACCCTTCATACaagagaaattcattttttttcttataaaggtGTTAATAGTACCTTATTATAAAGTTTGAGTTAATTTGGataatatgttgatattataacttacatatattttatgcatttctgagattttaaattttttctaagtCATGATTTGGCCTTTGAATTGTAAAGGGGGAAATTATTTAAAGCTtgaactggattatatttaaaatagagtcaccaggaatttatattaattccaaagagatttatttgcaatttatttacaaaatgtagaaagagtgaagtaaaaaaatcagagagaggtcaGGATAAGAAATCTAACTTAAGCATTAAGTAACTTACTCCTGGACCCTGACTCAACCCAGACAGGGAGAGTTAGTCTTTAGGGCTCAGCAAagttgaggacctggggaagtttCTCTCAAGAGCTAagtttctcctgaggctagtttttttcagaaaatccagaagttaagagtcagcttttcactcaccacatgtcagtagaaaggaagaaattttataacagcctcaccaggaacagggtctcaggtccagtcagcagattctccaccaagctccactccaaagaataaagaactaTCAGTAGAattgcactcaggaagttgtcactcccttttaaagacacattctcttgtgtcacttcctgtgccttcccctaattctacatctaccaatcacagttgaagtcctgctttaggactgcccaggaggcagtcagtcaattctaaTTCATCACttactatcacacatgtgggtcacagaccttccccactcaggtgtgaatggggtgtttatacctttggtgattaaatctaaaaatgggcagatcttcccactcaactttggtgattaaatctaaaaatagggaggggttacaatttaatcttcacaatcatggAAGagtaaattattctcattttcaaaatcaggggagagttaaatttaattttcacagaaTGTCATCTGCAGCTTCCTCAAAACTCCTCCCCCAATTTCCATTTAATTGCTTATGCCAACCTGAAATATATTAAATGGTGATAGGGAAAATTACTATGTGGGAGAGATTTACATTTTGATGTGCTCTAAAGACTTGACAATACATGGGCCTGGGATGTTTCCAGGGTCCCATATCTTTCAGGGGCGTTTTGGCTGTAAACTTTGTGGTGATAACTTCATAAAGGGATTCTGGAAGTGTCAATATGATGGAAGGGACTTCATCGAGTTCAATACTGATGAGAAACCATCCTGGATCCCTCTGGATCCTGCCGCTCACATGATCAAGCAAAGGTGGGAGGCATCTCCAGGTGCTGTGTATCGGGCCAAAGCCTATCTGGAGGAAGAGTGCATTGGGACCCTACGAAGATACATAGAAtatgggaagactcatcttcgcCAGCTAAGTACCTATCTATACTTTGTTTTCCTACTCACTTTATATGGGCCAAGGGAGGAAACACTTGAAAACACTTGCTGTGACAAATGATATCAAGAGGAAACTAGTCTCATATTTTCAAGTCTCTATTGGCTCCCagctatttccttcccttcccatttctaaTAACCAGGGAACAAAGATACTTGAAAATGGGATCTGGATAACTCCTGAGATTTCTTTAGCTCTGCTGGAAGTAATTGAAAATGTTCCCAGCTTCTGAAGTAGCTGTCTAGAGTTGGGGTTAAATGCCAGGGTTGGGATTTAATTTGGGGGGCTTATTGGGAGTATTATGAAAGCTAATATATCTAGCTGTTGCCCATGTGGGTTTCCTGCTTATTACCCATTCTGTCTTTGAATGGGTAAAATATGTCCATAGGAGCCTCACCAGGCTTTGGTTGCCATCAACACAGAGGAACTAATCACATTGGGATTGTCTGCCTTCTGGTGAGGACACAGCCAGATATTCTCCTCTGGCAGAGAATGTCTCCCATCTATCTCTCACACAAAAGTACCCAGATGGTTAGGGTATTTGGTCAGACCATAATTGGTCTGCAATGATCCAACTCAGATATTGTGATTAGAACCAGAGAACCATTTGATATGAAAACGGGAAAGAATGGATAGAAAATATCTATTCTAACTTCCCTGTTTTACAACTAAGAAAGCTGAAGGATGGTGAAGTTGACTATTTCAGAAAGACTAAACAGCTACTACTTGATGTTTAGTTGTTCCATTGTGATCAATTTTTCATGATCCTGTGGGCcagtactgtccatggggttttcttggcaaagagactgcaGTGATTACCATTCCCTTCTGTAGTGGATTAAGGCACAcagacttggtcagggtcacacagctagttagtgtctgagatcagatcccACTCAGGTCCAGCACTATCCACTTGCAATCTAGTTGCCCACAAAATGGAGAAATTTATATCTTATCTGAGGGGGAACAGTAAGCCAAAATAGTTTGATGATTCTAAGATTTCTTCCCACTGAGTGGTGATTCTATCTTTAGAGTTTGTGTGTCTGGTGTCATTGTTGAATGTGACAAAGATATAGGGAAAGTCCCAGAAAAATTCACAAAGTTTGATCCTGTTTATAATTTAACTTGTGAAGGTGGATAGACAGAGGGCTCTTTCTTGGAAGAATCCCATTGGATGTTGtgtgaaacacaggaaaaaaatgtgACAGCACATGAATAGAGATATTAagactcaaagtcaggaagacagagAGGTTTAAGAACTGCCTCTGATTCACAAGGCTGTATAACTCGAGGCAAGTCTTTGAAAGCCTCAGTGCATTCAGGCAAATCTCTAAGACTAATTTTGCAAAACAGTTACTGATTGTATTAATAAAGAGTGTTTCCAAATTGGGAATTCTCcatgctaatgaaatcacaggttcagaccaaaataataaaaattaaaaagaaaaaagaaccactTAACAACATTTGAATTAACTGAATTCCATTAGTTTATTATCACTCTCTTTCATCCTACAATGTCATACGTGTCCAATGTAGTACCATGTTCTGTTGTCTTTCTTTCAAACCCATATCTTGGGCACATGTCTTCCTCTATGTCCTAACTATTAAATCAATGAATATGTTAAAGTTACAGGGAGGCAGATTTTTggttcaataaaaagaaaaatcatcctAACAATTTAGAGATGCTCAAAAATGCAGTTGATTGTCTCAGGATATAGGGAAGCTCTTCATCATTATCTGTTTTTGAGCAAAGGCTGTAGGATCCCAAGTCagtgatgaaagaaaagataaaactatCAAGAGACTAGTTGGACCACATCATCTCATAAGTCCTTCTAACCTCAAGGGTCTATGGTTTGGGGCgaagctaggtatctcagtggattgagaacaaggcctagagatgggaagcctaggtttaaatttggctttagatactCATTAGCTGACCccaagaaagtcatttaacctccattgcttagcccttattgctattttgctttggaaccaatacatgatattaattctaagatggaaggtaaggtttttttttttttttttagtctgtgGTTTTACTCTAGATCTTCAGAACTGCCCACATATATTCTTCTAGGGAAGcttcattccttcttcccttcaaaTTCATCCTGCACATGACTACCAAAATCATAGTATTAGAATACCAGTTTCATTACACcacttccttatttaaaaaaaataacttacaaACCTTTAATCATAAAAATTCCAAGTCCTTTGCTTGGCGTTTAAGGCTTTCTATAATATGACTTGATTTTCCCTACACGACTGCACATCTTTCTATTCATCAAATCTCAAGAGAAACCTTTCTACCCCATTCCTGATGATTAATCTTCAAACTCTATGCTCACTAATCAAAAAGGGATCTGCAAGGTCTCACATTCACAACATAATCATTCTTGCTCTGTGTTGTTTCTCTCACCTGGAATAGCTTCACTCCATTCTTTGACTTTTCTAAAAAACTTAACTTTCTTTTAAGAACCCTTTCAAATTTCAGTTGATTCAGGAATACATCTACTCACATtaaactttcctttttctaaagtctttttcatttttaaggttAAGACCACATAATTTAGCAATAGAATcttctgattgtttttttttttaatgtgaaggaaggcagggaCCAAATTTTTAACTTCTGCATTCATCATATTTCCCAGAAGAGTGATAGCCACTGGTTTGGGGAATCAGTAAATACTTATAGATGTGTTAATAATAAActttggaaggaaaaaaggaagagggctTGGTGCTGAAGAGAAGGTATGGGTCAGGAATAATCTCTGTTGGGTTGTTAGAGAGGGGGAGCACTTTGGAAACTATGAATCAATTTCGCTATTATACAGAGGCTGGGgtggaaaagaatgagaaagaagtatTTTGAAATGGGGCAACACTGGAAGGCAATTAGTGGGTGGTGGGGcttgatgggaaaactgagaaatTAGAATTTCATATGATGAACAGTGAAGAATCACTGGTAGACTTCATGGGAGTGTTGATAGGTCTGAGTAAAAAGAACTATAGAACCTTAGAAATAAATGAATCTTTGGAGCCatgttgatgaacctatggcatgtatgccagagggggctactcacttccccctctccatgtgtgcctgagaacatttctcatatgaaccactcctctgcccagcagtccaataggagcacttcctccctcccatctagGGAAAGGTAGGGGGTTCACATGTGACACTTTGGGCACTCAGTCGCTAAAAGATTCACCTTCACTGCACTAGAAAGCCTAGAGCAGTCTTGAGAATTCCACATTTTCTCAATCAATGATCTTTCTATTGACataatgttctccctcctccactctgactactgacctccctgtTTCCCATTatgttccaactaaaatcctatatTCTACAGCAATccttccccaatccctcttaattccttcttttaattatttcctatttatcctgtcacaacttgctttgtatatatttgtaagcatgttgtctctcccattagattgtaagtaatttgagggcagagactgcctttttgcctcttttttttttattcccagcacttagcacagtgcctggaacataatagccATTTAGCTGGTAAGGTGAAGATTTTAGAAGATTTAAGGTTATTATTTCAATGGGTACAGGAAAAAATTTGGGAATGTCAGATTAGTTGGGCTGGTTGATTTAAATTCTATTAATTGTAATTACCTGCTCCATTCTCTTCTAGTCCCCCCCACAGTGAAGCTCAGCCATAATTCATCCCTCGAAGGAAACCTGACTATGAAGTGTCTGGCCCATCACTTCTAcccaaaagaaattgaactaaatTGGCTTTGGAATGGAAAGGTCCAGGAGAAAAAAGTTGGAGAAATTCAGCCTATTGGAGATGGCACTTATCAGACTTGGATAACTGCTGAAATTCCTTCTTcaaaaaaaaacagttattcCTGTCATGTAGTTCATGAAAGTTCATTTGAAAGCCTTGTTGTGAACTGGGCCAAGGAATAAGAAGTCAGAGACTGACAGGGCTTTACAGATACAGTTCTTTTGTTCTATCAAGCAAGAtaggaaagagaatttgaaatgaCCTTCTCAAAAACCCACTCCCATTACCACTATACTTCATTACCATTTTCTTCAATAGTAACTGTTATTTGGGTCTCTGGCAAAGATAATTAAATACACCGAGGCCCTCCCTGTCAAAGCATATAATATAAGATGAACAACATTaagtataacaaaataaaattatgtaaatCAATTTGATGGAAAACCTTGAATTGTGGTTTTATTGGTTTTAtgtggtttcatttttttcccaatgatGAAATGTCCCCCAATAACACAACTGCTTTGCAATTAACAATGAATTTGGTGAAGTATAGAAGAGCTGATGTTGAGGTAAATGAGCACAAATAGAGAACAATTCACCTAATGGCCATAATGTGAGCAGAAAGAGCTTTGAACAATCTGAAAACTCTAATGAAAGCAGTGACCAATTATGACTTCAAAAGACTGATGATAAAACACAAACCTCACTGTTCGAAAAAATGGTGACAGACCAGAGGCATGACATGCATTCTCAGACATGGCCAAAAGACTGATTTGTCTAATATATTTGTCACAAGGGAAAGAGTCTACCTGGGTTTTGGGGGAtacaaactttataaaaattagggtatatgtatacatgcatggaATGTTTTATAACTATagagaacagctaggtggctcagtgaaaaaCAACcaggtgtgaagattaaatttaactgtcccctgattgtgaaaatgaaattaattaactctcccctgattgtaaagatttaaattgtaacccaggcctatttttagaatttaatccccaaagtctAAACACCCTTcttaaaagttgagtgggaagattgGCCCatgtttagatttaatcaccaaaagtgtaaacaccccattcacacctgagtgggggaggtctgtgacccaactgtacaatagtgggtgacaaatcagaattgactgactgctttctgggcagtcctagagcagagcatcaactgttattggtagacatagaattaggggaaggcacaggaagtgcagcaagaaaaaatgtctttaaaagggagtgacaacttcctgaaaggAGTTCAATTCTttatgctttcaagttgaggctggtgaagaggggcagaacgatatgctgactggacctgagaccctgttcctttagactgacatgtggtgagtgaaaagctaactCTTAACTATTGAATATTCAGgagagactaacctcaggagagatctCCAGGGCCTCAGCTACAAGGACCAAGGCCCCTCCggttaagaactaactctccctgcccaggggctgggagtaaattacttagtgtttaggctagatatcttaccttatcctctttctgatttcttacttccctctttctatattttgtaaagaaattgtaaataaaatctctttggaattaaaatCTTAGTGAccacattcttaaataatcaagtccaacgctttaaaaattaaccccatttccccctttcagaggcctagatatgagaggtcctaagttcaaatctgatctcagacatttcctagctatgtgactctgcaTAGGTCACCTAAAAGCCctacttaccattcttctgcactAGTATTGCACAGTATTGATAAGATGGAagtaaggcttttaaaaagaaactatacATAAGTTCATAGTTTCTTATATAATCCTCTTCCTTGTTCCTGGTATGTTgtaatgtttgtgtttgtttatgattgctaatttttttaatgtttcaaggtaaaaatattctttccatatctctgtttaaaataaaaaagaccagTGGGCATCTCAAGTTCAACATGTTCAAAGCTCTGTTATATTTCCCCCAAATCCTTCCATCTCTTTGACCTTCCTGTTTCTGTGGATACTCCTAGTCACCCAGGATCAACATCCTTATCTTTGAATCATTCTCATATCATTCCTTACCTCACCCATACTCTATGTCCAATTACCAGCCAAGTCTTGTTCTTCTACATTTCTCCATTAATATGAACAATGCCCTAATGGAGGATTTCATTATTTCCTACCAGAATTACTACAGTGTCTTCCTAATTGAAATCCCTCCCCAGTTTTTGCTTCACACACTTGTCAAAGTGATATTTCTAAATCAAAGTAATGATTATGTATCTTtgctacaaataaataaataaatgaatgaatgaatgaatgaataaataaatagatagataaatagataaataaataaataaat encodes:
- the AZGP1 gene encoding zinc-alpha-2-glycoprotein isoform X1, coding for MGPLTTVFLLLMFTGTTMLKESGIRCYSLIYEDVARSHPRPGQSNFTNTGYLNGQVFYQYDSKNQRAVPSPPWDKVKGMHDWEKESQFQKRREDFVLDNMQNILDYYNDGNGSHIFQGRFGCKLCGDNFIKGFWKCQYDGRDFIEFNTDEKPSWIPLDPAAHMIKQRWEASPGAVYRAKAYLEEECIGTLRRYIEYGKTHLRQLIPPTVKLSHNSSLEGNLTMKCLAHHFYPKEIELNWLWNGKVQEKKVGEIQPIGDGTYQTWITAEIPSSKKNSYSCHVVHESSFESLVVNWAKE
- the AZGP1 gene encoding zinc-alpha-2-glycoprotein isoform X2 produces the protein MGPLTTVFLLLMFTGTTMLKESGIRCYSLIYEDVARSHPRPGQSNFTNTGYLNGQVFYQYDSKNQRAVPSPPWDKVKGMHDWEKESQFQKRREDFVLDNMQNILDYYNDGNGSHIFQGRFGCKLCGDNFIKGFWKCQYDGRDFIEFNTDEKPSWIPLDPAAHMIKQRWEASPGAVYRAKAYLEEECIGTLRRYIEYGKTHLRQLSLHAVKDLHST